One segment of Sulfobacillus thermosulfidooxidans DSM 9293 DNA contains the following:
- a CDS encoding iron-sulfur cluster assembly protein, with translation MSLTPAIILEALKTVNDPELGYNIVDLGLVYAVTIERQPFM, from the coding sequence ATGTCTTTGACTCCTGCCATCATCCTCGAAGCCTTAAAAACGGTGAATGATCCGGAACTGGGATACAATATTGTCGATCTGGGGTTAGTCTATGCGGTAACCATTGAGAGGCAACCGTTCATGTAA
- a CDS encoding metal-sulfur cluster assembly factor — MTTPGCPTSQFIQEGARQCLLALPPEVNAVTVDIVWSPPWDPSMMT; from the coding sequence ATGACAACGCCTGGATGCCCCACGAGTCAATTTATCCAAGAAGGTGCCCGCCAATGTTTGTTAGCCTTACCACCCGAGGTTAACGCTGTGACAGTCGATATTGTCTGGTCTCCACCTTGGGATCCCTCCATGATGACCTAA
- a CDS encoding Crp/Fnr family transcriptional regulator: MTGKCADVPLLQLIPESTLSEILVMRHYQAGNRVFEQGEPTSGLWFVLEGRVAMERVGFEGQLTTTGVWILGDIVGIAGLWDQSGYPASARALSTPTVMGWIARNTVLRLHQEIPSFGLEISRVLAERLRFIQESIADRKGLPMVNQVASVIWTLFIRMGRMINLTHEDVARLIGTRRETVTRAIHALARDGVIHSHHGMLEVTDAAKLQQWIAVVDKDRD, encoded by the coding sequence ATGACTGGTAAGTGCGCTGATGTGCCCCTACTTCAATTAATTCCGGAATCGACATTGTCCGAGATCCTTGTGATGCGTCATTATCAGGCGGGCAACCGTGTTTTTGAACAAGGCGAGCCGACGTCAGGATTGTGGTTTGTCCTCGAAGGGCGGGTGGCGATGGAGCGCGTCGGATTCGAAGGTCAATTAACCACGACGGGTGTGTGGATTTTGGGCGATATTGTCGGGATTGCAGGTCTTTGGGATCAAAGCGGCTATCCTGCGTCGGCACGGGCGTTATCAACACCCACCGTGATGGGCTGGATTGCACGCAATACGGTGCTGCGGCTGCATCAAGAGATCCCGTCATTTGGCCTTGAAATTAGTCGGGTGTTGGCCGAACGTCTGCGATTCATCCAAGAGTCCATCGCCGATCGTAAAGGATTACCAATGGTTAACCAAGTCGCTTCGGTTATATGGACCTTGTTTATCCGCATGGGACGCATGATTAATTTGACCCATGAAGATGTCGCCCGGTTGATTGGAACCCGTCGGGAAACCGTGACACGGGCGATTCACGCACTTGCCCGCGATGGCGTTATCCATTCGCACCATGGGATGCTTGAAGTGACCGATGCGGCCAAGCTGCAGCAATGGATTGCCGTAGTGGATAAAGATCGAGATTAG
- a CDS encoding DUF2249 domain-containing protein, with protein MEPIVIEVKSLLKQGLGLFSAVMTAVDTLQPGQSLVVRSTFSPRPLISQMKRRGYTVRQEHASRMIITIFTPDVSAPMTEMPPSQECDTVVPVVGPEEFLDNRGFLPPEPMQRTWEALAAIPTGSVLVIHNDRVPIFLLGQLDEEGFPYEIIAGPDDSVIVKILKVK; from the coding sequence ATGGAACCGATAGTGATTGAAGTAAAAAGTCTCCTTAAGCAAGGGCTAGGATTATTTAGTGCAGTGATGACAGCGGTCGACACGTTACAACCTGGACAATCTTTGGTAGTGCGGTCGACATTCAGTCCGCGACCACTAATCTCCCAAATGAAGCGGCGTGGTTATACAGTCCGTCAGGAGCATGCCAGCAGAATGATTATCACAATCTTTACCCCGGATGTATCGGCGCCGATGACAGAAATGCCACCAAGCCAAGAATGTGATACCGTCGTACCCGTTGTAGGACCAGAAGAGTTTTTAGACAATAGAGGTTTTTTGCCACCTGAACCGATGCAGCGGACATGGGAAGCGTTGGCGGCTATACCCACAGGGTCCGTCCTTGTGATTCACAACGACCGCGTACCGATATTCTTGCTGGGTCAGCTTGATGAGGAGGGATTTCCTTACGAAATCATTGCAGGACCTGATGATTCAGTCATTGTTAAAATTTTGAAAGTCAAATAG
- a CDS encoding FAD-binding oxidoreductase — protein MGGVSTLTGLVLNMHSPGYDDARQDYNRRFPPFTPRYINFCQDEDDVQRAVKWAIDHQIPIRTRSGRHSYEAYSLVDGGLIIDVSQIDAVVLDQQTGIAKIGAGVPLLKVYQELWNQGRVTIPAGTCPTVGIAGLTLGGGFGLTSRLFGLTCDNVMGLDMVLADGQVRHVDDQNHPDLMWACRGGGGGNFGIVTHFYFKTHKVADVTIFYLQWPWAELPRVVKAFQNWAEPEKLDFRCVPLLKLTSKEVGQVVVVGQFTGPQEAFAPVLSPLIAEVTPVDIIIRTVPFIEAVYYFGGVKPDMPQFLAHGSEITKFKNTSAFQYQPFSDDALKVIVDHLSQTPGPATLVQFDGYGGAVSLISNHGTADPHRRGVRASVQYQAYWTEDSQAEAHINWVESFRQAMLPYTRGAYVNYCDANIVDWPRAYYDDNIARLMDVKQHYDPLNVFDYPQGIGRIPQALKFLGGPTPKS, from the coding sequence ATGGGAGGTGTATCGACTTTAACGGGTCTAGTGCTGAATATGCACAGTCCTGGTTACGATGATGCACGTCAAGACTATAACCGGCGATTTCCGCCATTTACCCCCCGGTATATAAATTTTTGTCAGGACGAAGATGATGTACAACGAGCCGTAAAATGGGCCATCGATCACCAAATTCCCATCCGCACCCGCAGCGGCCGTCACAGTTATGAAGCCTATTCGTTGGTTGATGGTGGCCTCATTATTGATGTTAGTCAAATCGATGCGGTGGTTTTGGATCAGCAAACCGGAATTGCAAAGATAGGGGCTGGCGTTCCATTATTGAAAGTCTATCAAGAACTGTGGAATCAAGGCAGAGTCACAATTCCAGCGGGGACTTGCCCGACTGTCGGTATTGCGGGTCTGACGTTGGGTGGTGGATTTGGTTTGACTAGTCGACTGTTTGGATTGACCTGCGATAATGTTATGGGATTGGATATGGTGCTGGCGGATGGACAAGTGCGGCATGTCGACGACCAAAACCATCCAGATTTAATGTGGGCCTGTCGTGGTGGCGGAGGTGGAAACTTCGGGATTGTTACCCATTTTTATTTTAAAACCCATAAAGTCGCCGATGTCACCATCTTTTATTTACAGTGGCCATGGGCTGAACTTCCCAGGGTGGTTAAGGCATTTCAAAACTGGGCCGAGCCCGAAAAGCTTGATTTTCGTTGTGTGCCGCTGCTGAAACTGACATCAAAAGAGGTAGGTCAGGTTGTCGTAGTCGGGCAGTTTACCGGTCCTCAAGAAGCGTTTGCTCCAGTTCTTTCTCCGCTGATTGCAGAAGTCACTCCGGTCGACATCATTATCCGTACGGTTCCCTTCATAGAAGCCGTCTATTATTTTGGGGGAGTTAAACCGGATATGCCACAATTTTTAGCTCATGGATCTGAAATAACCAAGTTTAAAAATACGTCGGCGTTCCAATATCAACCCTTTAGCGATGACGCCTTAAAGGTTATCGTCGATCATCTCTCACAGACTCCGGGTCCTGCGACTCTGGTGCAATTTGATGGATACGGCGGAGCTGTCAGTTTGATTTCCAATCATGGCACTGCCGATCCGCATCGACGGGGAGTACGGGCTAGTGTGCAATATCAGGCCTATTGGACCGAGGATAGTCAAGCAGAGGCGCACATCAATTGGGTTGAGTCATTTCGGCAGGCGATGCTGCCTTATACCCGAGGAGCATATGTGAATTATTGCGATGCCAATATTGTGGATTGGCCCAGGGCCTACTACGATGACAATATTGCTCGGTTAATGGACGTCAAGCAACACTACGACCCGTTAAATGTTTTCGATTATCCGCAAGGGATCGGCCGCATTCCACAAGCCCTGAAGTTTTTAGGGGGACCGACTCCAAAATCTTGA
- a CDS encoding MFS transporter — MAQKPNNALIAFYFFTGLWSFDATNGLWILYLVHCHWSLFQIGMAEAGFHLVSLLSDVPTGAFADRFGRRQSLVLGLLIWTTAPVMTFVFAPLSVVFGVFSISLGALSWTFIGGADQALLYGLTQSQPLSYARIYGRLTALSLSATAIAITAGGFLVSHGGWIYPYLLTPATNLIAVIPILSIPEPEPKEPKSETRVLTAIQQAGRITSQDVTLRWTPLSRQIFDPQSVRLASFPFGYHRGLYPPVWRGPLIGPPPNGRPSPKGCLSGLT, encoded by the coding sequence GTGGCCCAAAAGCCAAATAATGCGTTGATCGCGTTTTACTTCTTTACCGGTCTCTGGTCTTTCGATGCGACTAATGGCCTGTGGATTCTCTACTTGGTCCACTGCCACTGGTCCTTATTTCAAATTGGTATGGCGGAAGCAGGATTTCATCTGGTGTCGCTGCTGTCTGATGTACCGACCGGAGCTTTTGCCGATCGGTTCGGTCGACGTCAGAGTCTCGTGCTTGGTTTGCTAATTTGGACCACGGCTCCCGTGATGACGTTCGTATTTGCACCGCTCAGTGTTGTTTTCGGGGTGTTTAGCATATCTCTTGGAGCACTCAGTTGGACATTTATTGGCGGTGCTGATCAGGCATTGCTTTATGGATTGACCCAATCGCAACCACTGAGCTACGCGCGGATCTATGGTCGTTTGACTGCACTGTCCTTAAGCGCGACAGCTATCGCGATTACTGCAGGAGGGTTTCTTGTGAGTCATGGTGGCTGGATATATCCTTATCTGCTCACACCAGCGACGAATCTCATAGCGGTGATACCAATTCTGAGTATACCGGAGCCTGAACCTAAGGAGCCGAAATCCGAAACCCGTGTTTTGACAGCGATACAGCAGGCCGGCCGTATTACGAGTCAGGATGTGACGTTAAGGTGGACCCCTCTGTCAAGACAGATTTTTGACCCCCAAAGTGTGAGACTGGCCTCCTTCCCTTTTGGTTATCATAGGGGACTTTACCCTCCCGTTTGGCGGGGGCCGCTTATTGGCCCGCCGCCAAACGGGAGGCCCAGCCCGAAGGGCTGTCTGTCGGGTCTGACCTGA
- a CDS encoding MFS transporter: MGNIIGGHLAYRHRRQRFGLGLTVYGLALVGFGVLPVTKVVSGYLLGNGVDGIIDPIYAAELNEKAPEKYRATILSLPGTGFSLGMIILFPLAGWLMAHGQWVSVYGTIGLALFLMGTMVLLGNRRKTSQNTHPMSTK; this comes from the coding sequence GTGGGCAATATCATTGGCGGGCACCTAGCTTATCGCCATCGTCGTCAACGTTTTGGTTTGGGATTAACCGTCTACGGTTTGGCACTGGTGGGCTTTGGCGTCTTACCGGTAACAAAAGTGGTGTCAGGATACTTGCTGGGTAATGGTGTCGATGGGATAATTGATCCAATCTATGCAGCGGAGTTGAACGAGAAGGCGCCAGAGAAATATCGCGCCACTATCTTGTCGTTGCCAGGAACAGGTTTCAGTTTGGGAATGATAATCCTGTTTCCCTTGGCTGGTTGGTTAATGGCACACGGACAATGGGTCAGCGTGTATGGGACAATAGGCTTGGCATTGTTCTTAATGGGAACCATGGTACTCCTTGGTAATCGACGGAAAACATCTCAGAATACACACCCGATGTCTACAAAATAG
- a CDS encoding MFS transporter, with translation MQYKNTERSRLMTGWFTLFVIGTDLFVISPLLSLIARTIRISPAAAGWMVTIFAVIYVIAAPKIGALSDILGRRRIIVGGLLLFSTANFLTSIASSFILLLVSRAFAGLAAAAVTPSVYAIAGDTAPEGRRGSWLAIVGSGLLTALWIGAPVGTLLAQRWGWPSVFGILSGSALALAFLNERAWPHQVSASSSRSTVEWCQLITAVGPTVFWGAGVYGFYTYLGVILHLYHYSASQLAMALVAYGLGAVSGSLSGGKFADRFGARRIATTSLILLGATLLVIPFSLFIPILLIVNLFLYALMGYAFFPSYQSKLSHDYPGHRTTILAWNNSALYIGIALGSAMGSFVIQEWQADILPILSGVIILIGSAVSAKEKQCLPISDSSRTDSIQRRR, from the coding sequence GTGCAATATAAAAACACGGAACGCTCTCGCTTAATGACCGGATGGTTCACATTGTTTGTTATCGGAACGGATTTATTCGTCATCTCTCCTCTTTTGTCTCTGATTGCAAGAACTATCCGGATCAGCCCCGCGGCAGCCGGATGGATGGTCACTATCTTTGCCGTTATCTATGTGATTGCAGCTCCTAAAATCGGTGCGCTATCTGACATACTAGGACGAAGACGTATCATAGTCGGGGGATTGCTTCTTTTTTCCACAGCGAATTTTTTGACTAGTATAGCCTCGTCTTTCATTTTGTTGCTCGTGAGTCGAGCGTTTGCTGGCTTAGCTGCGGCAGCCGTAACTCCCTCTGTGTATGCCATCGCCGGGGACACTGCCCCTGAGGGTCGCCGGGGATCATGGCTCGCCATTGTGGGTTCGGGCTTGTTAACAGCTTTATGGATTGGGGCACCCGTGGGAACGTTACTCGCTCAGCGCTGGGGATGGCCGAGTGTGTTTGGGATTCTCAGCGGTTCGGCTTTGGCGTTAGCATTTCTCAATGAACGGGCTTGGCCGCATCAAGTATCGGCATCTTCGTCTCGATCGACGGTAGAATGGTGCCAACTAATCACTGCCGTGGGACCAACGGTTTTTTGGGGAGCCGGAGTTTACGGTTTTTATACGTATCTAGGAGTCATATTGCACCTTTATCATTATAGCGCATCCCAATTGGCGATGGCCTTGGTAGCCTACGGACTCGGCGCAGTCAGTGGAAGTTTGAGTGGGGGTAAATTCGCTGACCGGTTCGGAGCACGCCGGATCGCGACCACAAGTCTCATACTCCTTGGTGCAACCCTTCTTGTTATCCCGTTCAGTTTGTTCATCCCCATTTTGCTCATCGTTAATTTGTTTCTCTACGCCCTCATGGGATATGCATTTTTTCCATCCTATCAATCCAAGTTATCTCACGATTATCCCGGACATCGAACCACCATTTTGGCGTGGAATAATAGCGCCTTATATATCGGCATTGCTCTGGGTTCCGCTATGGGGAGTTTCGTCATCCAGGAATGGCAAGCTGATATTTTACCCATACTCAGTGGCGTGATTATCCTGATTGGATCGGCTGTCAGCGCAAAAGAGAAACAATGTCTACCAATATCTGATAGCTCTCGTACCGACTCTATCCAAAGACGGAGGTAG
- a CDS encoding PadR family transcriptional regulator, which yields MIEKDDPWGLGQLRRGVVEWCVLALLQQHERYGFELAKTLSAANLIASEGTIYPLLGRLRRDGLVETLWRESPEGPPRRYYVLTVAGKESLQQFRNQWQQFKEAVDHFLGETQEEHHDHHEPK from the coding sequence ATGATAGAAAAAGACGATCCATGGGGATTAGGACAATTGCGGCGTGGGGTTGTTGAATGGTGCGTGTTAGCCCTGCTACAACAGCACGAAAGATATGGTTTTGAGTTGGCTAAAACACTGTCAGCGGCCAATCTGATTGCCAGTGAAGGAACTATCTATCCCTTATTAGGTCGTCTCCGGCGAGATGGATTAGTGGAAACTCTATGGCGTGAATCGCCAGAAGGTCCCCCGCGGCGTTATTATGTTTTGACAGTAGCCGGAAAGGAATCTTTACAGCAATTTCGCAACCAATGGCAACAGTTCAAAGAAGCTGTTGACCATTTTCTCGGTGAAACCCAGGAGGAACACCATGACCACCACGAACCAAAATGA
- a CDS encoding HAAS signaling domain-containing protein — protein MTTTNQNDQLIQQYMDQMRRALKDLPPSRRQQILEDIAEHIRSARMQLPEENEVSIRQILENLGDPEMIRHEAMLPSSRSSNGFDQWVPWLLLFGGFLFLIGWVTGLILLWRSPTWRTRDKILGTLIWPGGLATVFVELALPAGATTQSCAGLPNGTVHCVTSTSGFHLPLVIGIPFLILEIFAPIWVTMRLMKISRQSILT, from the coding sequence ATGACCACCACGAACCAAAATGATCAACTTATTCAGCAATATATGGACCAAATGAGGCGCGCGCTGAAAGATTTACCTCCGTCTCGGCGACAACAAATTTTAGAGGATATTGCTGAACACATTCGCAGCGCACGCATGCAACTCCCTGAGGAAAACGAAGTAAGCATTCGCCAAATCCTCGAGAATCTAGGCGATCCTGAAATGATTCGCCACGAAGCTATGCTCCCCTCCTCTCGCTCTTCCAATGGCTTTGACCAGTGGGTGCCCTGGCTCTTATTGTTTGGCGGATTTTTATTTTTGATCGGATGGGTTACCGGGTTGATCCTCCTGTGGCGATCGCCTACTTGGCGAACACGTGATAAAATCCTGGGCACACTGATTTGGCCTGGAGGTCTTGCGACCGTTTTCGTAGAGCTAGCATTACCAGCTGGTGCCACCACCCAATCATGTGCCGGTTTACCCAACGGGACCGTTCATTGTGTGACCAGCACCTCGGGATTTCATCTTCCCCTAGTGATAGGCATTCCGTTTTTGATTCTTGAAATATTCGCGCCCATTTGGGTCACAATGCGTTTAATGAAGATTTCTCGTCAAAGCATTTTGACATAA
- a CDS encoding MBL fold metallo-hydrolase: MDNTNMEQITEPVEGVFRIPIPVPLPLKYVYSYAITLGSEYLILDLGMDTEEAQQAWKNASQYLGLKPGRVKAVFITHFHPDHVGLAQFASQSWDTPIFMWEKELQTVYQVFDQSPAPLTPFFTYHGMPGDLAEYLDQERWLTRWVVKLPHNPPIQPLDPAQTWGPFQLLDQAGHTDHQLLLYWPERKLLFTGDQVLSRITPNISYWPDADPDPLASYLQSLQQLDALPVSLGLAAHEALIEDVPQRIQELLAHHEDRARRIVELLTTPQTAFEVAQRLFTRPLTRFQWRFAVSETLAHLEYLRRRHQIMFEDAKTHGLYLAVR, from the coding sequence ATGGATAATACCAACATGGAACAAATAACGGAACCGGTAGAAGGCGTCTTTCGCATTCCGATTCCCGTACCCTTGCCCTTAAAATATGTCTATAGTTATGCCATCACCCTAGGTTCTGAATATCTCATTCTCGATTTAGGCATGGATACGGAAGAGGCCCAACAGGCATGGAAGAACGCGAGTCAATATCTTGGCCTCAAACCCGGGCGCGTCAAAGCCGTCTTTATCACCCACTTTCATCCCGACCATGTTGGTTTAGCCCAGTTTGCTAGTCAGTCGTGGGATACCCCCATTTTTATGTGGGAAAAGGAACTGCAAACCGTTTATCAAGTTTTCGACCAATCGCCGGCCCCTCTCACGCCGTTTTTCACCTACCACGGTATGCCTGGGGATCTGGCTGAATATCTAGATCAAGAACGGTGGCTAACTCGGTGGGTGGTAAAGTTACCCCATAATCCCCCGATTCAACCCCTTGATCCCGCTCAAACCTGGGGCCCTTTCCAGTTACTTGACCAAGCCGGACATACCGATCATCAATTGTTATTGTATTGGCCCGAACGCAAGCTGTTGTTTACAGGCGATCAAGTGCTATCACGCATTACGCCCAATATTAGCTATTGGCCAGATGCTGATCCTGATCCACTCGCCTCCTATTTACAATCCCTTCAACAACTCGACGCCTTACCGGTCAGCTTGGGACTCGCTGCCCATGAAGCACTCATAGAGGATGTTCCCCAGCGCATTCAGGAACTCTTAGCCCATCATGAGGACAGAGCCAGGCGCATCGTCGAATTGTTGACCACGCCGCAAACCGCTTTTGAGGTCGCCCAGCGTCTCTTTACCCGGCCGCTGACACGCTTCCAGTGGCGATTCGCTGTCAGTGAAACCTTGGCCCATTTAGAATATTTGCGACGACGCCACCAGATTATGTTTGAAGATGCCAAGACCCATGGCCTATATTTGGCCGTACGCTAG
- a CDS encoding glycerate kinase — MDILIAPTRFLPNVGSQAVADALERGIRQCRCASRVIVRPVPEGGRGTIDIVVRALSGRIRRSHTWNAAGREVDSRWALLPDGSAMIDAAEILGASEIQDVMRASSWGLGPLIMDVMRYHPRQIIITLGDVMVHDGGMGLLEYFGLRFVDEQGADVPRGLRGLERVHHITQTELHIPPVPLVMLYLRALPLTGKEGVTFTDGSVKGLSPYQLPVIDMQMQHYAQLLEEFFSTPLLDQSGAGEGGGLGLALLGMGAQSRAAADYLLDLLHLDTYWANVQWVLTAQMTLDKTQNLSLVATLSRRLAPLAVPLVAIVERLGDQYMQFYNQALKGIYPLVDKPRSAREVERMRIHLLEQAAFRIAMWMAS, encoded by the coding sequence ATGGACATCTTAATTGCCCCAACAAGGTTTTTGCCGAATGTCGGGTCCCAAGCGGTAGCGGATGCCTTAGAACGGGGAATTCGCCAATGTCGTTGTGCATCCCGGGTGATTGTGCGTCCGGTGCCCGAAGGTGGACGTGGTACGATTGACATCGTAGTTCGTGCGCTTTCGGGACGGATTCGCCGCTCACACACATGGAATGCTGCGGGGCGTGAAGTGGATAGCCGCTGGGCGCTATTACCTGATGGTAGCGCCATGATTGATGCGGCTGAAATACTGGGAGCCAGTGAAATCCAAGACGTGATGCGGGCAAGTTCTTGGGGATTAGGCCCGTTGATTATGGATGTGATGCGCTATCATCCTCGCCAAATCATCATTACACTAGGCGACGTGATGGTGCATGATGGGGGCATGGGCTTACTCGAGTACTTTGGGTTACGCTTTGTCGATGAACAGGGTGCTGATGTTCCCCGGGGATTACGAGGGTTAGAACGAGTCCATCACATTACACAAACCGAATTGCATATTCCTCCTGTTCCCCTGGTGATGTTATATCTGCGGGCCTTACCGTTAACAGGTAAAGAGGGCGTGACATTTACCGATGGCAGTGTCAAAGGATTATCCCCGTATCAATTACCCGTTATCGATATGCAGATGCAGCATTATGCACAGCTGCTGGAAGAATTCTTTTCGACCCCCTTATTGGATCAGTCCGGCGCTGGCGAAGGGGGCGGACTCGGATTAGCACTTCTCGGAATGGGTGCTCAAAGTAGAGCCGCTGCCGACTATTTGCTAGATCTTTTACATTTAGATACGTACTGGGCTAATGTGCAGTGGGTATTAACAGCCCAAATGACGCTTGACAAGACCCAAAATCTCAGTTTGGTTGCGACTTTATCGAGGCGCTTAGCCCCTTTGGCCGTACCCTTAGTCGCTATTGTTGAACGGTTGGGCGATCAGTATATGCAATTTTATAATCAAGCATTAAAAGGCATCTATCCCTTAGTCGATAAACCCCGCAGTGCCCGTGAAGTAGAACGGATGCGCATCCACTTGCTCGAACAAGCGGCTTTTCGCATTGCCATGTGGATGGCCTCTTAA
- a CDS encoding L,D-transpeptidase family protein: MKVTGRSSFRWPWFLILTGILLVGIYGGLIWSMPHRAVKAAAEKVPTKIVINVVQRKLYLYRNNKLFNVYPVAVGKPETPSPRGEFVVTQKAIWGDGFGTRWIRFSAPWGIYGIHGTNKPWSVGTVASHGCFRMYNHDVEQVYALISLGTPVIVEGITPYVKIRRAINPGQIGQDVVELQRLLRLAKVYSGSLSGVYTPEVKKAIERFQVMVHLPVTGVASLETTQKLLEYTNQAGEKPGYLSRE; encoded by the coding sequence ATGAAAGTTACAGGCAGGTCGTCTTTTAGGTGGCCGTGGTTTTTAATCCTGACGGGGATATTGCTGGTGGGCATTTATGGGGGCCTTATTTGGAGCATGCCGCACCGCGCCGTGAAGGCTGCCGCGGAGAAGGTGCCCACGAAAATCGTGATTAATGTGGTTCAACGGAAATTATATCTTTACCGCAATAACAAATTGTTTAACGTCTACCCCGTCGCTGTCGGTAAGCCGGAAACGCCCAGTCCCCGCGGCGAATTTGTGGTGACCCAAAAAGCGATTTGGGGAGACGGATTTGGTACTCGTTGGATACGGTTTTCGGCACCGTGGGGCATTTACGGGATTCACGGCACGAATAAACCCTGGTCGGTCGGAACGGTGGCATCTCACGGATGTTTTCGGATGTATAATCATGATGTTGAGCAAGTCTATGCATTGATTAGTTTAGGAACTCCGGTGATTGTGGAAGGTATTACACCCTATGTCAAAATTCGCCGTGCCATAAATCCCGGTCAAATTGGGCAAGATGTTGTTGAGCTTCAGCGCTTATTGCGGCTGGCTAAGGTGTATTCCGGATCCTTGAGTGGAGTCTATACTCCTGAGGTGAAAAAGGCCATCGAACGTTTTCAAGTCATGGTCCATTTGCCAGTTACCGGAGTGGCGTCACTCGAAACAACACAAAAACTTTTAGAGTATACCAACCAGGCGGGTGAAAAGCCGGGGTATTTATCACGGGAATAA